The Sulfitobacter sp. S223 genome has a window encoding:
- a CDS encoding protein meaA — MTDAPQKDRPWLIRTYAGHSTAKASNELYRNNLAKGQTGLSVAFDLPTQTGYDSDHILSRGEVGKVGVPIGHLGDMRALFKDIPLEQMNTSMTINATAPWLLSLYIAVAEEQGADVSKLQGTVQNDLIKEYLSRGTYICPPAPSLKMIADVAEYCYTSVPKWNPMNVCSYHLQEAGATPEQELSFALATATAVLDQLRPRVAEEDFPALVGRISFFVNAGIRFVTEMCKMRAFVDLWDEICETRYGVTDPKYRRFRYGVQVNSLGLTEQQPENNVYRILIEMLAVTLSKKARARAVQLPAWNEALGLPRPWDQQWSMRMQQILAYETDLLEFDDLFDGNPAVDAKVEELKAGARAELAHIDSMGGAIDGIDYMKSRLVESNADRLGRIEAGETIVVGVNKWQKGEPSPLMTGDGGIMVVDPAVEAEQINSLDAWRAARNEGEVKAALKDLRDAAAEGRNIMPASIVAAKAGVTTGEWAAEMRAVHGEYRGPTGVGTGRSNKTEGLDDLRASVDAVSDRLGRRLKFLVGKPGLDGHSNGAEQIAVRARDCGMDISYEGIRLTPSEIVAAALADEAHVVGLSILSGSHIPLVEDLMAQMREAGLGATPVIVGGIIPDEDAKRLLAMGVSRVYTPKDFELNTIMADIVTLADPEAVAAE; from the coding sequence ATGACCGATGCTCCCCAGAAAGACCGCCCTTGGCTCATCCGCACATATGCAGGTCACTCCACTGCCAAAGCCTCGAACGAGCTGTATCGCAACAATCTGGCCAAAGGTCAGACGGGCCTGTCGGTGGCGTTCGACCTGCCAACGCAGACCGGGTATGACAGTGACCACATTCTGAGCCGTGGCGAAGTTGGCAAGGTTGGTGTGCCGATCGGGCATTTGGGCGACATGCGCGCCTTGTTCAAAGATATCCCGCTGGAACAGATGAACACCTCTATGACGATCAACGCAACAGCGCCTTGGTTGTTGTCACTCTATATCGCGGTTGCCGAAGAACAGGGCGCTGACGTGTCCAAGTTGCAAGGCACCGTGCAGAACGACCTGATCAAAGAATACCTGTCGCGCGGCACGTATATTTGCCCTCCTGCCCCGTCACTGAAGATGATCGCGGACGTGGCGGAGTATTGCTATACCTCCGTGCCGAAGTGGAACCCGATGAACGTCTGCTCCTACCACCTGCAAGAAGCGGGTGCGACGCCGGAGCAAGAGCTGTCTTTTGCATTGGCAACAGCCACCGCCGTTCTGGACCAGCTTCGCCCCCGGGTGGCTGAAGAAGATTTCCCCGCCCTCGTTGGCCGTATCTCATTCTTTGTAAACGCCGGCATCCGCTTTGTGACAGAGATGTGCAAGATGCGGGCCTTTGTCGATCTGTGGGACGAGATTTGCGAAACGCGTTATGGCGTGACCGACCCCAAGTATCGCCGCTTCCGCTACGGGGTTCAGGTAAACTCCCTCGGCCTGACAGAACAGCAGCCCGAGAATAACGTCTACCGCATCCTGATCGAAATGCTTGCCGTGACGCTGAGTAAAAAGGCACGCGCCCGCGCCGTGCAGTTGCCTGCTTGGAACGAAGCGCTTGGCCTGCCGCGCCCATGGGACCAGCAGTGGTCCATGCGCATGCAACAAATCCTTGCGTATGAAACCGATCTTCTGGAATTCGACGATCTGTTTGACGGCAATCCCGCTGTCGATGCCAAAGTAGAAGAACTCAAGGCGGGCGCCCGCGCAGAGCTTGCCCATATCGATAGCATGGGCGGCGCGATTGACGGCATCGACTATATGAAATCACGGCTGGTTGAGAGCAATGCAGACCGTTTGGGCCGCATTGAAGCCGGTGAAACCATCGTTGTCGGCGTCAACAAATGGCAAAAAGGCGAACCATCGCCGCTTATGACAGGCGACGGTGGCATTATGGTCGTGGACCCTGCCGTAGAAGCCGAACAGATTAACAGCCTTGATGCATGGCGCGCCGCGCGTAACGAAGGCGAAGTGAAAGCCGCGCTAAAAGACCTGCGCGACGCTGCTGCCGAAGGGCGCAACATCATGCCCGCGTCTATCGTTGCCGCCAAGGCGGGCGTGACGACGGGCGAATGGGCCGCCGAGATGCGTGCCGTACATGGTGAATACCGTGGCCCCACAGGCGTGGGGACAGGCCGCTCGAACAAAACAGAAGGTCTGGATGATCTACGTGCCTCTGTTGACGCCGTGAGCGACCGTCTTGGCCGCCGCTTGAAGTTCCTTGTCGGCAAACCGGGTCTGGACGGCCATTCCAACGGTGCCGAACAGATTGCCGTGCGCGCGCGGGATTGCGGTATGGATATCTCGTATGAAGGTATTCGCCTCACCCCGTCGGAAATTGTTGCCGCTGCTCTGGCTGATGAAGCGCATGTTGTCGGGCTTTCTATTCTGTCGGGTTCTCACATTCCATTGGTCGAAGATTTGATGGCCCAAATGCGCGAAGCAGGCCTTGGTGCCACTCCTGTAATTGTGGGCGGTATTATTCCAGACGAGGATGCAAAACGTCTTTTGGCAATGGGTGTTTCGCGGGTCTACACGCCAAAAGACTTCGAATTAAACACCATTATGGCTGATATTGTTACGCTGGCCGATCCGGAAGCTGTTGCGGCTGAATAG
- a CDS encoding H-NS histone family protein: MSANLKSMTRKELEKLLADVKKALQTAQSRDRRDARKAAEKAAAEFGFSLNELGEDAPAKQKKAKAPKKAVKASKPKYADPADASRTWTGKGRQPNWFRAAVEKGIAPSDLEI; encoded by the coding sequence ATGTCCGCAAACCTTAAATCCATGACCCGCAAAGAGCTTGAAAAGCTCTTGGCTGATGTCAAGAAAGCGCTACAGACGGCCCAGTCACGTGACCGACGCGACGCGCGCAAGGCTGCTGAAAAAGCTGCTGCTGAATTTGGCTTCTCTCTCAATGAGTTGGGAGAAGACGCACCAGCAAAACAGAAAAAGGCGAAGGCCCCTAAGAAGGCAGTGAAAGCGTCCAAGCCGAAATACGCAGACCCTGCTGATGCGTCCCGCACATGGACTGGAAAAGGCCGTCAGCCTAATTGGTTTCGCGCAGCGGTGGAAAAAGGAATCGCCCCAAGCGATTTGGAGATTTAA